The following coding sequences lie in one Phragmites australis chromosome 8, lpPhrAust1.1, whole genome shotgun sequence genomic window:
- the LOC133927041 gene encoding G-type lectin S-receptor-like serine/threonine-protein kinase LECRK3: MAALPCFAVLRLVPLLAMLVQQARLLPVAVARTNLTAGISLTPPGYITSPSGGFAFGFRALDFDPTKFLLATWFRFRDDGGGGNSSSQLSQSVVWFAKQSPYGTTPVATAQSVLSITVDGKLTLTDVGNQVLWSTPTPSLNGGSSVLELSDSGNLQFLGDRGSVLWESFWYPTDTLLPGQSLALDDRSEGKLFSKRADAEFTTGQFSMGIQTDGNVVLYVDLLTGNNAANAYWQEHTNSPDSNTTITFNDHGRLNYTLHNGTVRSLISPASISTAGEYFRFARMDPDGIVRTYARPNNGGGNTSWFVSGAYPSDGCNMWTSGLQGMCGPGSFCVETSDRLKCECPTGYNYTDAQHSDNGCTPGFESQSCGGENSSDEFALEELQNTTWVASIYYKKFSSITEDQCRDHCLSDCFCAAALVTDGGDCAEVAVLTFGRQANDVRTKALIKVRRTSNYPVGASARTTTSLSPYKVVTVCLAFLLVITVGGLLVKHYLSRKRENQRLLSLNVRAFSWKELYQATNGFEKLLGKGSFGEVYQGTIRSPQPRLIAVKKLINSNEYSEKEFTNEVQSIGQIHHRNLVRMIGYCKEGKHRMLVFEFMPGGSLRSFLFNPERRPPWSWRAEAALAIARGLEYLHDGCSAQIIHCDIKPDNILLNDRRVPRITDFGISKLLGSQQVHATVTNVRGTRGCIVLEWLRGDTHVDTKADVYSFGVVLLEMICCRRCQEPVVSDML, translated from the coding sequence ATGGCGGCGTTGCCGTGCTTCGCTGTCCTCCGTCTCGTCCCCTTGCTTGCTATGCTGGTGCAACAAGCTCGCTTGCTGCCGGTGGCTGTGGCGCGGACCAACCTGACCGCGGGAATATCACTGACGCCGCCCGGCTACATCACCAGCCCGTCCGGCGGCTTCGCCTTCGGCTTCCGCGCCCTCGACTTTGACCCGACCAAGTTCCTCCTCGCCACATGGTTTCGCTTCcgtgacgacggcggcggcggcaactcCTCCTCCCAGCTGTCGCAGTCCGTGGTGTGGTTCGCGAAGCAGTCTCCCTACGGCACCACGCCCGTCGCCACAGCGCAGTCCGTCCTCAGCATCACGGTCGACGGCAAGCTCACGCTCACCGACGTCGGCAACCAAGTGCTCTGGAGCACCCCGACGCCCAGCTTGAACGGCGGGTCGTCCGTCCTCGAGCTCAGCGACTCAGGCAACCTCCAGTTCCTCGGCGACAGGGGCAGCGTGTTGTGGGAGAGCTTCTGGTACCCGACGGACACGCTCCTGCCGGGCCAGTCCTTGGCTCTAGACGACCGGTCGGAGGGGAAGCTCTTCTCCAAGCGCGCGGACGCGGAGTTCACCACCGGCCAGTTTAGCATGGGCATCCAGACGGACGGCAACGTCGTTCTCTACGTCGACCTCCTCACCGGCAACAACGCCGCCAACGCCTACTGGCAGGAGCACACCAACAGCCCCGACAGCAACACGACGATCACCTTCAATGACCATGGCCGCCTCAACTATACTCTCCACAATGGCACCGTCCGGAGCTTGATTTCGCCAGCGTCGATCTCCACCGCCGGTGAGTACTTCCGGTTCGCCAGGATGGACCCCGACGGCATCGTCCGTACTTACGCCCGCCCAAACAACGGTGGCGgcaacacgtcttggtttgtcTCGGGCGCGTACCCCAGCGACGGCTGCAACATGTGGACTTCCGGACTGCAGGGAATGTGTGGCCCAGGGTCCTTCTGCGTCGAGACCAGTGACCGGCTCAAGTGCGAGTGCCCGACTGGGTACAATTACACCGATGCGCAGCACAGCGACAACGGCTGCACGCCAGGGTTCGAGTCGCAGAGCTGCGGCGGGGAGAACAGCTCCGACGAGTTCGCGCTCGAGGAGCTGCAGAACACCACCTGGGTGGCCTCGATATACTACAAGAAGTTCTCATCGATCACAGAGGATCAGTGCCGGGACCATTGCCTCAGCGACTGTTTCTGCGCGGCCGCTCTGGTGACCGACGGAGGGGACTGCGCGGAGGTGGCGGTGCTTACATTCGGACGGCAGGCAAACGACGTCAGAACGAAGGCGCTAATTAAGGTCCGGCGAACAAGTAACTATCCAGTTGGAGCATCGGCAAGAACGACAACCTCACTAAGTCCCTACAAGGTCGTCACCGTTTGCTTGGCCTTTCTCTTGGTGATCACCGTCGGCGGCCTCCTGGTGAAGCATTACCTCAGCAGGAAAAGAGAGAACCAGCGGCTGTTAAGCTTGAACGTGAGAGCGTTCAGCTGGAAGGAGCtctaccaagccaccaatggCTTCGAGAAACTACTGGGCAAAGGCAGCTTCGGCGAGGTCTATCAAGGAACGATCAGATCCCCACAGCCGCGCCTCATCGCGGTGAAGAAGCTCATCAACTCGAACGAGTACAGCGAGAAGGAATTCACCAACGAGGTGCAGTCCATCGGGCAGATCCACCACCGGAACCTGGTCCGCATGATCGGGTACTGCAAAGAAGGCAAGCACCGGATGCTGGTGTTCGAGTTCATGCCGGGCGGTTCGCTCCGCAGCTTCCTCTTCAACCCTGAGAGGCGGCCGCCATGGAGCTGGCGCGCTGAGGCCGCGCTCGCCATCGCCCGGGGGCTGGAGTACCTCCACGACGGCTGCAGCGCTCAGATCATCCACTGCGACATCAAGCCGGACAACATCCTGCTGAACGACCGGCGCGTCCCGAGGATCACCGACTTCGGGATCTCCAAGTTGCTCGGGAGCCAGCAGGTGCATGCCACGGTCACCAACGTCAGGGGCACCAGAGGGTGCATCGTGCTCGAGTGGCTCCGTGGCGACACGCACGTGGACACCAAGGCggacgtgtacagcttcggcgtCGTGCTCCTGGAGATGATCTGCTGCCGGAGGTGCCAGGAACCGGTGGTGTCGGACATGCTGTAG